A window of the Capricornis sumatraensis isolate serow.1 chromosome 9, serow.2, whole genome shotgun sequence genome harbors these coding sequences:
- the TIMM29 gene encoding mitochondrial import inner membrane translocase subunit Tim29: MAAAALKRFWSRSRREAGDAAAAKPGVWARLGAWARSLLQDYAEACKDAAAAARARPGRAAVYLGLLGGAAACCSLAPSEAAFEEALLDASGTLLLLAPATRNRDSEAFVQRLLWLRGRGCLRHVSLGLCSLVYEAPFDAQASLYQARCRYLQPRWTDFPDRILDVGFVGRWWVLGARMRDCDINDDEFLHLPAHLRIVGPHQLHSEANERLFDEKFKPVVLTDDQVDQALWEDQVLQKEKKDQLAMSQADSLLSSEVAR, from the exons ATGGCGGCTGCCGCTCTGAAGAGATTTTGGTCCCGAAGCCGTAGAGAGGCGGGTGACGCTGCAGCCGCAAAGCCCGGCGTGTGGGCGCGGTTGG gcGCTTGGGCCCGCTCGCTGCTCCAAGATTACGCCGAGGCCTGCAAggacgcggcggcggcggcgcgggctcGGCCCGGCAGGGCGGCCGTGTACTTGGGGCTGCTGGGTGGCGCGGCGGCCTGTTGCTCCCTGGCACCGAGCGAGGCAGCCTTCGAGGAGGCGCTGCTCGACGCATCGGGGACCCTCCTGCTGCTGGCGCCTGCCACTCGTAACCGCGACTCGGAGGCGTTCGTGCAGCGGCTGCTCTGGCTGCGGGGTCGCGGCTGTCTGCGCCACGTGAGCCTGGGCCTCTGCTCGCTGGTGTACGAGGCGCCCTTCGACGCCCAGGCCAGCCTCTACCAGGCTCGCTGTCGCTACCTGCAGCCCCGCTGGACCGACTTCCCCGACCGGATTCTGGATGTGGGCTTCGTGGGCCGCTGGTGGGTGCTGGGGGCCCGGATGCGCGACTGCGACATCAACGACGACGAGTTCCTGCACCTGCCGGCTCACCTGCGCATCGTCGGGCCCCACCAGCTGCACTCGGAGGCAAATGAGCGGCTCTTCGACGAGAAATTCAAGCCCGTGGTGCTCACCGACGACCAGGTGGACCAGGCGCTGTGGGAGGATCAGGTtttgcagaaggagaagaaggaccAGCTCGCCATGAGCCAGGCTGACTCTCTGCTGTCTTCGGAGGTCGCGAGATGA